The stretch of DNA GAAGTCTAACTTTCTCTCGCCGTTTTCGTATTTAGAGACGTAGCTTTGCGGTTTTTTTAATAACTCCGCTAACTCTCGTTGAGTAAGGCCTGAGCTGTGCCTAAGGTCTTTTAAATAGTGACGAAAACGAACTTGTTTTTCACACCATACTTTATTCATAGCGTCACAATAAATGTGACGTTCTGATATCCCATTTCGGGATAAATTTTTATTGCGTAACAAAAATAGGTGGAATAAAGTGGCAGTGTTGTTTCTGTTTGGGTGTTGGAACTTTGACGTGATGCAACAAAAAAGGGCCTTTTTAGGCCCTTTTTTCTTTTATATATTACTAATGTATTACAGGTGATTACTCTTTTCTCTTGTACTCACCATCTATTGTTGTAGGCTCATTATTTAAACTTTTGTTTGTGCCATTATTCATATCATGACTTGAATGTGCATTGTTATCGCGATTTAGATCGTGCTCAAAAGTTTGACCTGAAGATGATGAATGATGAGAAAAACCAGATGCGTTAAACCCAGCGCTACGCACTTGAACTCGATGGCCGACCTGTGAATATACAATCTTTCTGAAGGGCGGCGTAAGTAATAACATGCCTAAAATGTCAGTCATAAAGCCGGGTGTGATTAATAACACGCCAGAAATTAAAATGCAGATACCGTCGAACATTGCTTGCGCTGGAAGTGAACCAGTTGCCAACTCTTGCTGTATCTTACTCCAAGTTTGAAGACCTTGTTGTTTTACTAGTTTGGTACCAATAATCGCTGTCACAATAATAATTAGAAAAGTCCATCCGCTGCCGATGATGGCGCCTACTTCAAGTAACAACATGAGTTCCAACAATGGAACCACAATAAAAATAAAAAACAGCGGCATAAAAATCCTAATATTAATTCAATTATTACCTTTGTTAAGTATGGGACAATACGTTGGTATTCAAGTAAAGTTGATTAATTGTATGTAAGTATTTGTTAATTTTTCCTTAAGGTTGGGCTAATACATTGAATGAGGTAATAAAATGACGGCGAAATTAATTTTGGTGACGACTCCTGATTTACCCACGGCACATCATTTAGCCGAAGGGTTATTAGAGCGAAACTTAGTTGCCTGTGTAAATTTAATTCCGTCAGTTGTTTCCCTGTATAAATGGGAAGGAAAGCTGGAACAAAATGTTGAAGTACAAATGTTTTTGAAAACAATTGAAAGAAATGTTGCAGATATCGAGTCCTATATACACGATCATCACCCTTACGATGTTCCAGAGTTTCTGGTGATTAATATTGATCATGGAAGTAAAGGGTATTTAAATTGGGTACAAGAAATGACATCACAAGGTAGCAAATAAATGTTCAAAACACGCAGTAAAATAACAAATTGGATCTTTTCGTTTACGTTAGCCTGTTTGTCACTGTTCTCCACAATAAGCAACGCGGCGCCGAGTGTCGATCCGTTAAAAGATTTGTTTGCGAGTCAAACAGAATATCTGCCCGTCGATGAAGCGTTTATTTTTGATTTTAAACAAGTCGATAACAAGGTGGTGTTAGATTGGACCATTGCTGATGGGTATTATCTGTATAAAGACAAGTTTCAATTCCAAGCAGAAAATGCAATCGTTTTGGATACAGTCAAGCAAGATGGCACTCAAATAGAAGATGAGTTTTTTGGTGTTGTTAATGTTTATTTCTTTGAGTCTCAGATTGAAGTTAGCTTTAGTGATATATCTGAAGATGCTTACTTAAATGTTCGATACCAAGGCTGTGCAAAAGCAGGTTTTTGCTACAATCCAACCGTTAAAAGAATTCCGCTGGATGCAATTTCAGCTGAACAAATTACTAGTTTGTTGTCGACGGAAAACACAAAGAACACTGCAACCGCAGAATCAACTGCAAATAGCGCTTCAGCATCACCGAGTGTTACGTCTCAACAAAATTCGTTAGCAGATTCGTTAGCAAATGAAAGCTTACTTTGGACACTGTTAATTTTCTTTGGTTTAGGGGTAGGCTTAGCCTTTACGCCATGTGTTTTTCCAATGTTCCCAATTCTATCTAGTATCATAGCGGGTCAAAGCAACATGACCGTTAAAAAAGGCTTATGGCTGGCCTTTATTTATGTACAAGGTATGGCTATTACCTACTCATTATTAGGATTAGTTGTTGCTAGCATGGGCGTACAATTCCAAGCAGCACTGCAACATCCTGCAGTGTTAATTACGGTTTCTGTCATTTTTGTATTACTCGCTGGCGCAATGTTTGGTTGGTATAACCTTCAACTACCACAGTCTTGGACTAACAAATTAACGCAAGTAAGTAACAAGCAAAAGTCGGGCAATTTAGTGGGCGTGTTTGTAATGGGCTTATTAAGTGGTCTTATTGCTTCACCTTGTACCACAGCTCCGTTAACAGGCGCATTACTTTACGTTGCGCAAACAGGCGACTTAGTGGTTGGCTTTGTTACTTTGTATGTACTTAGTTTAGGTATGGGCTTACCGTTATTACTAATAGGTGCATCCGGTGGTAAATTGCTTCCTAAAGCAGGTAACTGGATGAACGTGGTTAAAAATCTATTCGGCTTTATTTTACTGGCCATTCCTTTGATCTTGTTAGAGCGTTTTATTGATTTACAGTGGGTACTGTCATTAGCAGGTATATTATTAATTGTGATGGGCGCTTACTTCCATAGCCAGTATTTAAGCCAGCAATCAAATACGGCTAAAAGTGGCTTTTGGGCAGTATCACTATTTAGTTTCTTATTAGGTTTTGTACTTCTGGTAAAACCTTTGTTACCAACGTCGACGGTTTCAGTAGGGGCAGAAACGCATGAAGTTGAGTTTATAAAAGTAGCAGATTTGTCTGAAATTAAACAACAAATTGCTATTGCTAATGCTGCGGGTAAGCCTGTTATGTTAGATTTTTATGCAGACTGGTGTGTTGCATGTAAAGAATTTGAGGCCTTTACATTTTCAGATAAAGCGGTTCAAAACAAGATGTCAGACTTTGTGCTTTTACAAATTGACATGACTGAGAACGACGACTCCGACATCGAAGTAATGAAAGAATACGATATTCTTGGATTACCAACGATCCTATTTTTTAACACTACAGGTGGTGAGTTAACAAATCAAAGGGTAACCGGATACATGAACGCGACTACGTTTTTAGCTCACTTGCAAAACATTTAACGTACGCCAGTTGATGAATTGATTTCTGCTAACTAATAGGTGGTGATTAAGTTTTAGTTTCACTGCTATTTATCTAAAGCCTGACAATTGTTCAGGCTTTTTTTTGCTTAAAATTGGCGGATTACAAGCTTGGCGGATATCAACAAGGTTCTTGAAGGTGCTTTTAACAAAGGCTTTTATACAAGTCGACTATGCTAACGTCGGTCATTAGACCAGTATTTTGCTGTTAATTGCGTTTATTTCTTTATAATGGCTTTTAATTCTTCCGAAACTATAGTTTTATATGGTTTTCACCGTAAAAATTAATTTGTTTTCGAGAAGAGGTATAAATGAGTATAGAAGGCGACAAGATGTCAACAGTTGGAACAGTTTTAGTGATCAATGGCCCAAATTTAAACATGCTGGGTAGCCGTGAAACTAACATCTATGGTGATACCACCTTAAATGACATTGTGACGTCATTAACGCAAAGTGCCTCTAAACAAATGGTAGCGGTTTCTCACGTTCAGTCAAACCATGAAGGAACGCTGGTGGACGCGATACAACAGGCTCAGGGTAAAGTCGATTTTATTATTATAAATCCGGCTGCTTATACCCATACTAGTGTGGCCATACGTGACGCATTATTAGCAGTTGCTATTCCATTTGTAGAAGTACACTTATCAAACGTACACGCGCGTGAGCCTTTTAGACAACATTCTTACCTATCAGATATTGCAGTTGGTGTGATTTGCGGATTAGGTCCGCAGGGATATCAATATGCGTTAGACCATGCGGTCAAAGCGATTACTAATAATAAATAAATTTTAAAGATTAATAGGTGAAAAAATGGATATTCGTAAAATAAGAACATTGATTGATATGGTGAAAGAGTCTGGCGTTGGTGAGATTGAAATCACTCAAGGTGACGAGTCAATCCGTATTTCTGGTACTCCAGTACAAATGGCCGCGCCAGTGCAATATGCGCCGGCTCCAGCGCAAGCCCCTCAAGCAGCACCAGCCGCTGCTCCAGCTGCTGCAACACCAGCACCAGAAGCGGCACCAGTCGCTACGGGTCATCAAGTTGTTTCTCCAATGGTTGGTACTTTCTACCGTGCATCATCACCGTCTTCTCCTTCATTTGTTGAAGTAGGTCAGTCAGTTCAAGTAGGCGATACGCTTTGTATTATTGAAGCAATGAAAATGATGAACCAAATTGAATCAGACAAAGCGGGTGTTGTTAAAGCAATACTAGTTGATAACGAAGACCCTGTAGAATTTGAACAACCACTATTCATTATTGAATAATAAGGGCTGATCATGATTGATAAAGTTGTCATCGCGAATCGCGGTGAGATTGCCCTACGAATTTTGCGTGCCTGTAAAGAGTTAGGCATCAAAACCGTTGCGGTACACTCAACAGCGGATAGAAATTTAAAACACGTTCTTCTTGCAGACGAAACCATTTGTATTGGTAAGCCTTCTGCGATGGATAGTTACCTTAATATTCCTAGAATTATAGCGGCTGCTGAAGTAACAGATGCCGTGGCTATTCACCCTGGGTATGGTTTTTTAGCGGAAAACGCAGACTTTGCTGACCAAGTTGAGCAAAGTGGCTTAATTTTTATTGGACCAACGGGCGACACAATTCGCTTAATGGGCGACAAAGTCTCCGCGATTGAAGCAATGAAAAAAGCCGGTGTACCCTGTGTTCCAGGCTCTGATGGTGAATTGGGTGATAACCCAGATACCAACAAAGCCATTGCTCGCCGAATTGGTTACCCATTAATTGTTAAAGCAGCAGGCGGCGGCGGCGGTCGTGGTATGCGCGTTGTTCGCAAAGAAGAAGACTTAGTTGAATCAATTAAGATGACTAAAGCGGAAGCGGGCGCAGCCTTTAATAATGACGTTGTTTACATGGAAAAATTCCTAGAAAACCCACGTCATATTGAAGTTCAAGTTTTGGCTGATGGTCAAGGTAATGCAATTCACTTAGGTGAGCGTGACTGTTCGATGCAGCGTCGACACCAGAAAGTAGTTGAAGAGGCGCCAGCACCTGGTATTACACCTGAACTACGTAAATATATTGGTGATCGTTGTGTGCGTGCATGTATCGAAATTGGTTATCGTGGTGCAGGTACATTTGAATTCTTGTATGAAAATGGTGAATTTTACTTTATCGAAATGAATACTCGTATTCAGGTAGAGCATCCAGTAACAGAAATGGTAACGGGCGTAGACTTAATTAAAGAGCAATTACGCATAGCAGCGGGACAACCATTGTCGTTTACACAAGAAGATATTCAAATTCGTGGTCATGCTATTGAGTGTCGTATAAATGCTGAAGATCCTGAAACCTTTGTTCCTTGTGCGGGTGAAATTAAACGTTTTCACTCACCAGGTGGTTTAGGTGTTCGTTGGGACTCACACATTTATACAAATTATAAAGTGCCACCAAACTATGACTCAATGATTGGCAAGCTAATTACTTACGGTGAAAATCGCGGTATTGCTATCAAGCGTATGGAGCATGCACTTAATGAATTGTTAATTGACGGTATTAAAACAAACGTACCTCTGCAACAAGACATCATGGCCGATGAGCACTTCCAAAATGGTGGAACTAACATTCACTATTTAGAAAAGAAATTAGGGATGAGCTAAGGCTTGTAACTGATTGTAGTTGTTTTAAAAAGTCAGTTTTAAAACACAAAGTCTAAAAAAATCACTTGTAAAAGCCGGGCATTTGCTCGGTTTTTTTATTCCTTTAATTTATTTTTAACTATAATTAAACCATCACTAGCGAAAGTTGGAGATGTAAAAATGGCAGAGTTCGGGTTATCCACACCCGTCACAGCGGGCATAGAACAATCCCGCGTTCAAAGGTCAAACAATGTCGGACGCACTGATTCCGCCAACGTAATAGATCGTGTCACACAAATACCCACCGCTGCCGCATTAGACAACCAACAAAGCATTTCTTCTGGCCAACAAGCCACTGCAACACAACCGCCCAACCACATAGCCAAAGAGCAAATACGAGTTACAAGCACATTAGGCAAAGGCGACATTAGGGGCAACTTATCGCCCGCAAGAGCCGCTGAAATTTATGAAGCGATAGCTAAATTGTTATGAGGAGTTTTAAGATTTTTTAAAAGATAACGGGTTATTTTAAATAGTGGGGCAAGTAGGAGTAATGTTAAATACGGTAAATTATTTAAACAAGCAACTACAAAATTCTGCTTGTTTATAATTATAGCTCAGCAACTAAATCTCACTGTTAGTTGCAAGGTTTAAATAGCCTTTAAGGGCGAGTACCTGTTGGGCGATTTTCAAGTTCACCTAATGAAACCAAATTGCCTTTTGCTAAATCTTTCATTGCTTCAATTAGTAGCTCTTCATATATAAGAACAATGGTTGCTACAAATAAACCACCACTTACTTGTTTAGTTTCATTTTTTGTTAATGTTTTCATAATGTTTCCTTATTCGACATTTGTCGAGAGTTAAGTTTTGCCATTATTGGCAAGGTTGTTAAACAACTTGTTGTTCCGTTCAAGTCAAAGCAAGTTGTCGAGATTTACCTGCGCTATACTGCAGGGCTAGGTATTTGTGTAAAAGTAAATAAAGTTAATAGGATGAGTCCATTTAATAAACCGGAATAAAATATGTTGGTAGATAAAGACCTATGTTTTAAATAAAGCCCATATAAAATTAGCCCGATAACAAAGTGCAATACAGGTGAACCAAACATATACACTTTTAATGACATCGTAGAGATTGCTGAAAAGAGGCCGGTTAACCAAATTGGAGAAGACAATTGTTCACCAACGCTCACTGCGACAGTGCGGCCCAGAAACTCCTCGATAAACGGGAATAATAGTATAAAGCAGAATACAAAACCGACGCTTCCAAACCTTTCTATCCCAGCAATCGGCTCTGCAAAGTATTCTTGTACAGTAGTATCAAAGACCATCATTGATACGAGCGCCACAATAAAACTAATAAACGTAAGTAGTGTTGTTAGAGTGATATAATCCCATTGAATTATAGGCTTTAACCGGGTGATATTTTCCATAAACTGATCCTTCAAAATTTTAATTATTATGTATACTGGACTTATCCAACTTTGTTGGAGAGTTAAGTGCAATGAAAATTGCGGTTAATGGCCAACTTGTGTGTTCCGTTCAAGTCTATGCAAGTTGGCAACTTTCTATTTCTATTAATATGTTGATTAATTTGATTAAGTTTTTCCAAACTAACGCACCAGGCAAATTAAAATCTAGTTTTGATTGCCCTTGAAGATATATCGATAGCTCCCGTGCATTTAAAAAGGAATATTTATGGCCTTTGTTAAAGTGCTCAACGACATACGACTGGGTTATAGGGACAAAATAAACCAACAGTTTAGCGTTACTAAAAATTACCGAATGAACCAAACTGTCTTCGCTACCATACAACCACTTTGCGCAATTTTCATATTGCTCTGATAGTCCTGCTATCGTGTCTAAGCGACGATTATTTAATTGCACAAGCAAACTTTGTCGTATGTGCTGGTTCTTGAATAAATGTCCAAAGAGCAGCTTTCTAAGCGCTATGATCGCGCAACGAGTCAATATACTTTGTTCCGTGTAATGCTGTTGCTCTGAATACAAAACGCTATCAAGTATCAGTTTTGACGCACAATCTGGACCGACAAATTCAGAGCAAGATGGTGAGGAATCTGACTTACTGAGTTGCCAATTGATGAATGTTTTTGTGATAAAAGCGATCAATTGGGATTCAGATGGATCTTGTTCGTACAGTCGTCTAATAGAGTCGGTGAAATCACTTCGGATATTCGTGTTTAACGGCAACTCATCGGGTGTTAAACCAATAAGTGTCACTGCATAATATTCAATATACTTTCTGTATAACGACGAGAAGTATTCTGACAGTTCATTTGCTTCGATATCTGTACCATTAAAAGAATTGTAATAACAAACCCATTTAATAAAAATCGCCGCAGCGTCATGTGCCTCTTTATATGACTTGTCGGCACTAAAAGTGGTTTTATCAAGGTTGGAGTAAAAGCTGCAAGCATCATTGTTTTGCCATTTCCCATCAATACTAAGGGCATCATTATTGATGTTGCCATGAGATATTCTGTGAATAAAACAAAACGCAAATTGTTGAGCGCAATTGGCCAAAGACCGATTAATAAAAAGAACAAAGCGCTCGTGAGACTTGAAGTACTCAGTTAACTCGGTAAAAGCTTGTTTTATTTTAAAGGCTTCTAAGCGGCGATGTGCGGCTGACATTGATGATTGATCACTGTGCTTTAAAAATCGCTGAACACTTAAAGAAGTCGACTTTATTTTTAACGCTTGATGTCTTGCGTAACCATTATTTTCAGTGTTATCTGAGACACTGTATGGCTCGTTCAAGTGATTGATAGAGTCTATATGAACACAGCCAATAGGTAAGATATAGTTTAAAATTGAAGAGTAGACAGAATCAACAGTAGCATCGAGTAGTGAGCTTTTAACTTTAACGTTCGGCAAGTCACCTATACCATTCAGCTGATAGTTCAACACCTTGTGGCACGGCAGTGAAGCCGGATTCAAAGTTGCCAATGGGCTTTGTTCAAATAAGTGTTGTTCCATGTCCTTACCTACTCATAAATAGATTAAAAAATTTTAGTTACCTGGAGCACTGTACTAGCTGCTCCTGGATTGGATAGATGTACAATTTTCATAAGTTGTGTACATCGGATATATTTAAGAATAGAAGATAATCTTTAATAATCACCTGAACTTAGGTCCAGATTCTGCAATTCTTATTTGCTTAATTTCATTAGCCTCAAGTCCGTTTAATTGTTTGATTAAATCAACTTTATTTTTGACTTTTAATTTTTGATAAATGTTACCGCAATGAAATTTGACGGTTCGAATACAGATATATAAGCGATCAGCGATTTCTTTTTGGCTTTTGCCTTGAATGATATGTGAATACACTTCTCTTTCTCTCTTTGAGAGTTCATCTGGGTTAATCGTTAACATTTTAATATTCCTTATTTATGTTTGGGTGTTGGATTTTGTTAATAGTAGTCTCGCGAAACATCTTGAAGCGACGTTTGAGTCAATTCAAATACGCGATTGGCGTGTTTTATTGTTTCAAGTCGATGAGCAATAAAAATGGTTGTGATACCAAGACAAATAAGCCGTTGGTTAATCAATTTCTCTGTCTTAATATCTAAATTGGACGTCGCTTCATCTAAAAATAGTATTGAAGGGTCATGATAAAGCGCCCGTGCTAGTAAAATTCGTTGTGTCTGGCCACCAGAAAGCGCGCTACCCATTTCACCAATATATGAATCATACTGCATTGGCATTTCAGCGATGTCTTGATCTATGCACGCGACGTGCGCACACTCTTTAACCTTTTGAATATTGATAGGAGAATCAAAGTTGGCAATGTTTTCAGCAATACTGCCCGTTAAAAGCTGATCATTTTGCATGACGGCAGCGGTATTCTGTCTAAAGGACTTTATGTCGATATCTGAGCTAGTACGACCGTAAAAGAGAATTTCACCTGCGGTAGGCTTAAGTAGCCCAATTAGCACTTTTAGTAACGTCGATTTACCCAAACCTGATTTGCCAACAATTGCGATAGACTCGCCCTCTAAGATAGACATTGAAAGGTTTTTAAATAGCGGTTGAGACTCTTGAGGGTAAGTAAAAGTTAGGTTTTTAATATTGATATGGCTGATATTATCTTCAGACTTACTGACTCCGCTAGGACCATATAAAGCCGTTTTAGTTTGTTTATCTAACGAGACCTCAGTACCTGAGTTATTTACTATTTCAACGTTTGACAATGCAATGTCTGAAATTCTAGTAAAATGAAGACTAAGCATTTTAAAGTCAATAAAGGTGTCTATTAATGCAGAAAATCGACTGGTCACTTGGGTTTTATATGAAATAAACGCCATTAACATGCCCAGTGTAAAAATGGACTGTTCATTACTTTCTAATACATACGTTGCGCCTAAATAAATCACTAATATGTTTTCTAGTCCAAATAGAAAACCAT from Psychrosphaera aestuarii encodes:
- a CDS encoding helix-turn-helix domain-containing protein yields the protein MNKVWCEKQVRFRHYLKDLRHSSGLTQRELAELLKKPQSYVSKYENGERKLDFLETVEVFEACGRYDVSQLIEAIKDPKNK
- a CDS encoding FxsA family protein, which produces MPLFFIFIVVPLLELMLLLEVGAIIGSGWTFLIIIVTAIIGTKLVKQQGLQTWSKIQQELATGSLPAQAMFDGICILISGVLLITPGFMTDILGMLLLTPPFRKIVYSQVGHRVQVRSAGFNASGFSHHSSSSGQTFEHDLNRDNNAHSSHDMNNGTNKSLNNEPTTIDGEYKRKE
- the cutA gene encoding divalent-cation tolerance protein CutA, whose translation is MTAKLILVTTPDLPTAHHLAEGLLERNLVACVNLIPSVVSLYKWEGKLEQNVEVQMFLKTIERNVADIESYIHDHHPYDVPEFLVINIDHGSKGYLNWVQEMTSQGSK
- a CDS encoding protein-disulfide reductase DsbD, which translates into the protein MFKTRSKITNWIFSFTLACLSLFSTISNAAPSVDPLKDLFASQTEYLPVDEAFIFDFKQVDNKVVLDWTIADGYYLYKDKFQFQAENAIVLDTVKQDGTQIEDEFFGVVNVYFFESQIEVSFSDISEDAYLNVRYQGCAKAGFCYNPTVKRIPLDAISAEQITSLLSTENTKNTATAESTANSASASPSVTSQQNSLADSLANESLLWTLLIFFGLGVGLAFTPCVFPMFPILSSIIAGQSNMTVKKGLWLAFIYVQGMAITYSLLGLVVASMGVQFQAALQHPAVLITVSVIFVLLAGAMFGWYNLQLPQSWTNKLTQVSNKQKSGNLVGVFVMGLLSGLIASPCTTAPLTGALLYVAQTGDLVVGFVTLYVLSLGMGLPLLLIGASGGKLLPKAGNWMNVVKNLFGFILLAIPLILLERFIDLQWVLSLAGILLIVMGAYFHSQYLSQQSNTAKSGFWAVSLFSFLLGFVLLVKPLLPTSTVSVGAETHEVEFIKVADLSEIKQQIAIANAAGKPVMLDFYADWCVACKEFEAFTFSDKAVQNKMSDFVLLQIDMTENDDSDIEVMKEYDILGLPTILFFNTTGGELTNQRVTGYMNATTFLAHLQNI
- the aroQ gene encoding type II 3-dehydroquinate dehydratase yields the protein MSTVGTVLVINGPNLNMLGSRETNIYGDTTLNDIVTSLTQSASKQMVAVSHVQSNHEGTLVDAIQQAQGKVDFIIINPAAYTHTSVAIRDALLAVAIPFVEVHLSNVHAREPFRQHSYLSDIAVGVICGLGPQGYQYALDHAVKAITNNK
- the accB gene encoding acetyl-CoA carboxylase biotin carboxyl carrier protein: MDIRKIRTLIDMVKESGVGEIEITQGDESIRISGTPVQMAAPVQYAPAPAQAPQAAPAAAPAAATPAPEAAPVATGHQVVSPMVGTFYRASSPSSPSFVEVGQSVQVGDTLCIIEAMKMMNQIESDKAGVVKAILVDNEDPVEFEQPLFIIE
- the accC gene encoding acetyl-CoA carboxylase biotin carboxylase subunit → MIDKVVIANRGEIALRILRACKELGIKTVAVHSTADRNLKHVLLADETICIGKPSAMDSYLNIPRIIAAAEVTDAVAIHPGYGFLAENADFADQVEQSGLIFIGPTGDTIRLMGDKVSAIEAMKKAGVPCVPGSDGELGDNPDTNKAIARRIGYPLIVKAAGGGGGRGMRVVRKEEDLVESIKMTKAEAGAAFNNDVVYMEKFLENPRHIEVQVLADGQGNAIHLGERDCSMQRRHQKVVEEAPAPGITPELRKYIGDRCVRACIEIGYRGAGTFEFLYENGEFYFIEMNTRIQVEHPVTEMVTGVDLIKEQLRIAAGQPLSFTQEDIQIRGHAIECRINAEDPETFVPCAGEIKRFHSPGGLGVRWDSHIYTNYKVPPNYDSMIGKLITYGENRGIAIKRMEHALNELLIDGIKTNVPLQQDIMADEHFQNGGTNIHYLEKKLGMS
- a CDS encoding bacteriocin; translated protein: MKTLTKNETKQVSGGLFVATIVLIYEELLIEAMKDLAKGNLVSLGELENRPTGTRP
- a CDS encoding CPBP family glutamic-type intramembrane protease, with the translated sequence MENITRLKPIIQWDYITLTTLLTFISFIVALVSMMVFDTTVQEYFAEPIAGIERFGSVGFVFCFILLFPFIEEFLGRTVAVSVGEQLSSPIWLTGLFSAISTMSLKVYMFGSPVLHFVIGLILYGLYLKHRSLSTNIFYSGLLNGLILLTLFTFTQIPSPAV
- a CDS encoding helix-turn-helix domain-containing protein; protein product: MLTINPDELSKREREVYSHIIQGKSQKEIADRLYICIRTVKFHCGNIYQKLKVKNKVDLIKQLNGLEANEIKQIRIAESGPKFR